A stretch of Lathyrus oleraceus cultivar Zhongwan6 chromosome 6, CAAS_Psat_ZW6_1.0, whole genome shotgun sequence DNA encodes these proteins:
- the LOC127094008 gene encoding uncharacterized protein LOC127094008 translates to MDLVCLPLNQIDVILGMNWLEFNHVDINYFDKLVSFLEFDASDELFVSAKQVDKLMKDDVEVFMILASMKAERRVVIDELPVWCDFPKMFPDDISDSPSKCKVEFSIDLAPGTSLVWMASYRVSTLELSEL, encoded by the coding sequence ATGGACTTAGTTTGTCTACCATTGAATcagattgatgttatccttgGAATGAACTGGTTGGAGTTCAACCATGTTGATATTAACTATTTTGACAAGTTGGTGTCATTTCTAGAGTTTGATGCAAGTGATGAGTTATTTGTGTCAGCTAAGCAAGTGGACAAGCTCATGAAGGATGACGTTGAAGTGTTTATGATACTAGCTTCTATGAAGGCTGAAAGGAGAGTTGTGATTGATGAATTACCAGTATGGTGTGATTTTCCGAAAATGTTTCCTGATGATATCAGTGATTCACCGTCAAAGTGCAAGGTGGAGTTTTCTATAGACTTAGCACCTGGTACTAGTCTGGTGTGGATGGCTTCTTATAGAGTGTCTACTCTAGAGTTGAGTGAGTTGTAG